A single window of Gemmatimonadaceae bacterium DNA harbors:
- a CDS encoding TIGR00730 family Rossman fold protein produces the protein MRKKKTTAATPAPKTRAVKPRQARTATGKKADATLRASAEEAARAGTRERTEEGHLMAGRMPPSRATQARQVGATRKIDDAIRSYTPVTEDEKLLQQPGPGADFTRTDPWRVMRIMGEFIEGFDTLSAIEKGVTIFGSARTSPEDPMYKAAQEVSRLLGEAGFAIITGAGPGIMEAANKGAGIAGGRSIGCNIELPFEQGSNPYVDTLVNFRYFFVRKTMFIKYSVAFIIFPGGFGTLDELFEAITLIQTGKIYQFPVILFGRRYWAGLLRWLQARVLAERKISPGDIDLMILTDDPAEAANAVINAYESQVIVSEERAAADAAG, from the coding sequence ATGAGAAAGAAGAAAACTACCGCCGCTACGCCGGCGCCGAAGACACGTGCCGTGAAGCCAAGGCAGGCCCGCACCGCCACCGGCAAGAAAGCTGACGCCACTCTCCGCGCTTCCGCAGAAGAGGCTGCGCGGGCAGGAACCCGCGAGCGAACCGAGGAAGGACACCTCATGGCGGGCCGCATGCCGCCGTCGCGCGCGACGCAGGCGCGACAGGTGGGAGCGACGCGCAAGATCGACGACGCGATCAGGAGCTACACCCCGGTAACCGAAGACGAGAAGCTTCTTCAGCAGCCGGGACCGGGAGCCGATTTCACCCGGACAGATCCGTGGCGTGTGATGCGGATAATGGGGGAATTCATCGAAGGGTTCGACACGCTGTCAGCCATCGAGAAAGGCGTGACGATCTTCGGCTCGGCGCGCACGTCGCCCGAGGATCCGATGTATAAAGCCGCGCAGGAGGTGTCCCGTCTCCTCGGGGAAGCGGGCTTCGCGATCATCACCGGCGCCGGCCCTGGAATCATGGAAGCGGCGAACAAGGGAGCCGGTATCGCTGGCGGGCGCTCCATCGGCTGCAACATCGAGCTTCCGTTTGAGCAGGGCTCCAACCCCTACGTGGATACGCTCGTGAACTTCCGGTATTTCTTTGTCCGGAAGACGATGTTCATCAAGTACTCGGTGGCGTTCATCATCTTTCCGGGAGGATTTGGAACTCTCGATGAACTGTTCGAAGCGATCACGCTCATTCAGACCGGGAAAATCTACCAGTTCCCGGTCATTCTCTTCGGAAGACGCTACTGGGCCGGCCTGCTGCGCTGGCTTCAGGCGCGCGTTCTCGCCGAGCGGAAGATCTCGCCCGGCGACATTGACCTCATGATTCTCACCGACGACCCAGCCGAAGCGGCGAACGCAGTGATAAATGCCTACGAGTCGCAGGTGATCGTCTCGGAGGAGCGCGCGGCGGCAGACGCGGCGGGCTAG
- a CDS encoding GreA/GreB family elongation factor — MIEQLKAKLGAEVEKLQRELNVTLPAEIRKAVEHGDLRENSEYKAALERQQFVQARLGQLRQRLSKLSSIDVSQISADRVGLGSKVVVEDEETGEKETYHLVFGDSVEYEEGHVSMSSPIGLALVGRGVGEATVLRLPAMVRRIRIVWLKTIHGE; from the coding sequence ATGATCGAACAACTCAAGGCGAAGCTCGGGGCGGAAGTTGAGAAGCTTCAGCGCGAGCTCAACGTCACGTTACCCGCGGAGATCAGGAAAGCCGTCGAGCACGGCGATCTTCGCGAGAACAGCGAGTACAAGGCGGCCCTCGAGCGGCAGCAGTTTGTTCAGGCGCGCCTGGGGCAGCTTCGCCAGCGTCTCAGCAAGCTGTCGTCCATAGATGTGAGCCAGATTTCGGCGGATAGGGTCGGACTGGGGTCCAAGGTCGTCGTGGAGGACGAGGAAACGGGTGAGAAGGAGACCTACCATCTCGTCTTCGGAGACTCGGTGGAGTATGAGGAAGGGCACGTGAGCATGTCGTCGCCGATCGGCCTGGCGCTCGTCGGCCGCGGCGTGGGAGAGGCGACCGTGCTCAGGCTTCCCGCGATGGTGCGACGTATCCGGATCGTCTGGCTGAAGACGATTCACGGGGAGTAG
- a CDS encoding glycerol-3-phosphate dehydrogenase/oxidase — translation MVRSFAALESRVFDVLVTGGGITGAGIARDAAMRGMSVAIVDKGDWASGTSSRSSRLIHGGIRYLEHGQIGMVRESVREREILLRIAPHLVKPLEFTWPVYRGARLPRWKLRIGLAMYDLLAGKRGVRKHDALDRKEVLEREPALRHNGLRGGASYFDAATDDAGLTRANIASAVEHGAVAVSHAMTESTTATGGRADGAIVRDMLGNGIARVRAHVLVSATGPWQAKGTKGSHIVVPRTRIGNHGAVTMISPDDGRVMFMLPSGESTIIGTTDIYTDETPDDVRASEREIAYLLRAANAYFPDSALTPADITATWAGIRPLATAPPGTKPSSISREHLISHDSQGVIVVTGGKLTTYRSMAAQVVDHTERALGRAHVESRTGEVPLGETTAA, via the coding sequence ATGGTGCGATCCTTCGCGGCCCTTGAATCACGTGTATTCGACGTGCTCGTGACAGGGGGTGGTATTACTGGTGCAGGAATCGCGCGAGACGCCGCGATGAGAGGCATGAGCGTCGCCATCGTGGACAAGGGAGACTGGGCGAGCGGCACTTCGAGCCGGTCTTCCCGCCTGATCCACGGCGGAATCAGGTACCTCGAGCACGGCCAGATCGGGATGGTGCGCGAATCGGTGCGGGAGAGGGAGATCCTGCTCCGGATCGCCCCGCATCTGGTGAAGCCGCTGGAGTTCACGTGGCCCGTGTATCGCGGCGCACGCCTGCCTCGGTGGAAGCTGAGAATCGGACTTGCGATGTACGACTTGCTCGCCGGGAAGCGAGGCGTGAGGAAGCACGATGCCCTCGATCGCAAGGAGGTGCTGGAGCGCGAGCCGGCGCTGCGCCATAACGGACTGAGAGGCGGCGCCAGTTACTTCGACGCAGCGACGGACGACGCGGGGCTCACCCGGGCCAATATCGCGAGCGCCGTCGAGCACGGCGCCGTAGCCGTGAGCCATGCCATGACCGAATCCACGACCGCGACCGGCGGCCGAGCTGATGGAGCTATCGTTCGCGACATGCTCGGAAACGGGATCGCCAGAGTGAGGGCGCATGTGCTCGTGAGCGCGACCGGTCCCTGGCAGGCGAAGGGGACAAAAGGCTCGCACATCGTCGTGCCGCGGACCCGCATCGGCAATCACGGCGCGGTGACGATGATCTCCCCCGACGACGGACGCGTGATGTTCATGCTCCCTTCCGGCGAGAGCACAATCATCGGGACGACGGACATCTACACGGACGAGACCCCTGACGACGTGCGGGCGAGCGAGCGCGAGATAGCGTACCTGCTGCGCGCGGCCAACGCCTACTTCCCCGATTCGGCACTGACGCCAGCCGATATCACGGCGACGTGGGCGGGCATCCGTCCGCTCGCTACCGCACCGCCGGGCACCAAGCCGTCGAGCATTTCGCGCGAGCATCTCATCTCGCACGACTCACAGGGCGTAATCGTCGTGACGGGCGGAAAGCTCACCACCTATCGCTCGATGGCCGCGCAGGTGGTGGATCACACAGAGCGGGCCCTCGGCCGCGCCCATGTGGAATCCCGCACGGGCGAGGTTCCTCTCGGCGAGACTACGGCAGCGTAA
- the fadI gene encoding acetyl-CoA C-acyltransferase FadI, translating to MPTFGNGRRVAIVDGVRTPFTKAGSAFKSISAIDLGKLCVAELIQRTNLSGKEIEALVFGTVIPSVIAPNIAREVALMPLMPKGVQAYSVSRACASANQAITDAADQIVLGHIDVAIAGGAESLSNIPILHSRGMSEALVMASKAKTLAGRVKALARVRPKDLVPITPAIAEPTTGETMGQSGEKMAKINDISREDQDQLALRSHRLAAAGTADGRLTAEIMPVYVPPKFESVVTSDNGIRSDTSYEQLAVLKPVFDRKYGSVTAGNASPLTDGGACVLLMSEEKARSLGYEPLGYIRSYAYAALDPGEQLLQAPVLAAPVALARAGLGLRDMDLVEMHEAFAAQVLSNLRGFESKYWAERGGFSEPVGEVDLSRLNVMGGSIAIGHPFGATGSRITVTLLNELRRRDGQFGLMTVCAAGGLGFAMVVERDR from the coding sequence ATGCCCACGTTCGGAAATGGCCGGCGCGTCGCAATCGTCGATGGCGTTCGTACTCCCTTCACAAAGGCCGGCAGTGCCTTCAAGTCGATCTCGGCGATTGACCTCGGCAAGCTTTGCGTGGCGGAGCTCATTCAGCGCACTAACCTTAGCGGGAAGGAAATCGAAGCGCTCGTCTTCGGGACGGTGATTCCGTCGGTGATCGCGCCGAACATCGCGCGGGAAGTGGCGCTGATGCCACTCATGCCGAAGGGAGTCCAGGCCTACAGCGTGAGTCGCGCGTGCGCATCCGCGAATCAGGCCATCACCGATGCCGCCGATCAGATCGTGCTCGGACATATAGACGTGGCGATCGCCGGTGGAGCGGAGTCGCTGTCCAACATTCCGATTCTCCACTCGCGGGGGATGTCCGAAGCGCTGGTGATGGCGTCCAAGGCAAAGACACTCGCCGGGCGCGTGAAGGCCCTCGCCCGCGTCCGACCGAAGGATCTCGTGCCCATCACGCCGGCGATCGCTGAGCCGACGACGGGTGAGACGATGGGACAGTCGGGGGAGAAGATGGCGAAGATCAACGACATTTCGCGAGAGGACCAGGACCAGCTTGCACTTCGCTCGCACCGCCTCGCTGCCGCCGGCACCGCTGACGGAAGGCTCACCGCCGAGATCATGCCGGTTTACGTGCCGCCGAAATTCGAGAGCGTGGTCACGTCCGACAACGGAATCAGGTCCGACACGAGTTACGAGCAGCTCGCCGTGCTGAAGCCGGTCTTCGACCGGAAGTACGGGAGTGTCACCGCCGGTAACGCGTCGCCGCTGACCGACGGCGGCGCGTGCGTCCTCCTCATGAGCGAGGAGAAAGCCCGATCGCTCGGCTACGAGCCGCTCGGCTACATCAGGTCGTACGCTTACGCGGCGCTCGACCCGGGTGAGCAGCTGCTCCAGGCGCCGGTTCTCGCCGCGCCCGTCGCGCTTGCGCGCGCGGGGCTCGGGCTTCGCGACATGGATCTTGTCGAAATGCATGAGGCATTCGCCGCGCAGGTGCTGTCGAACCTGCGGGGATTCGAGTCGAAGTACTGGGCGGAGCGAGGCGGATTCTCCGAGCCCGTCGGGGAAGTGGACTTGTCGCGGCTCAACGTCATGGGTGGGTCGATTGCCATCGGGCACCCGTTCGGCGCGACGGGATCGCGCATCACCGTGACGCTGCTGAACGAGCTGAGGCGGCGGGACGGACAGTTCGGACTGATGACCGTATGCGCCGCCGGCGGGCTTGGCTTCGCGATGGTGGTGGAGCGCGACCGATGA
- the fadJ gene encoding fatty acid oxidation complex subunit alpha FadJ, producing MTSPYALSTEIVGGVAVITLDLPGEPVNKFNRAVKDEFVALFDRLERDLNVKAAVLISGKKDSFIAGADIEEFLELKTAAEAERLSHEGQLLLDSIHEHRTPLIVAIHGACLGGALEFALAAHYRIVTDHPKTVLALPEVQIGLIPGAGGTQRLPRLIGVRAALDMILTGKNIRARKAMQMGLVDELVHPATLKKIAMQRAHEVAEGTRKHEKHRGGVAGFLLDENPAGRRVVLKKAREETMKKTRGHYPAPLAAIDAVAAGYSGGPSHGYREESRLFGEMAMSNVCRQLISIFFATTALKKDPGVQLADGAPPPKIMLIEKLGILGSGFMGAGIASIAVQQGTLVRMKDADHGRVAKGFAAVRSVLKDRLTKRQITKVQFADTMSLLGGTIDYSGFGNVDLVIEAVFEDLDVKHEVLREVEAELKPTAIFASNTSTIPIARIAEASVRPDRVVGMHFFSPVHKMPLLEIIEADETATDVVASVVAYGKKLGKTVIVVHDGPGFYVNRILTPYINEAGRLLDQGAAIDAIDNALLDFGFPVGPITLVDEVGLDVGSKAGKIMYDAFGERFAPPSSMQAVVASGRFGRKAKKGFYLYDDEGKKGEVDRSVYALLASGARETTATGTESRGPAQIPAAEMQQRTILPMLNEAARCLAENVIRSPRDGDVGAIFGFGFPPFRGGPFRYMDTVGAAEIVRQLEELNDRFPGRFEPAEILVAMARRGDRFYPEM from the coding sequence ATGACGTCACCATACGCGCTGAGCACCGAGATCGTCGGCGGAGTCGCCGTCATCACGCTCGATCTTCCGGGCGAGCCGGTCAACAAGTTCAATCGCGCGGTGAAGGATGAGTTCGTCGCGCTGTTCGATCGCCTCGAGCGCGATCTCAACGTGAAGGCGGCGGTGCTGATCAGTGGGAAGAAGGACAGCTTCATCGCCGGCGCCGACATCGAGGAATTTCTCGAGCTGAAGACGGCGGCGGAGGCCGAGCGCCTGAGCCACGAGGGGCAGCTTCTGCTCGATTCGATTCACGAGCATCGCACTCCGCTCATCGTCGCGATTCACGGCGCGTGCCTGGGCGGCGCGCTCGAGTTCGCTCTCGCAGCGCACTATCGAATCGTCACCGATCATCCGAAGACGGTGCTCGCTCTGCCGGAGGTGCAGATCGGGCTCATTCCTGGTGCGGGCGGCACGCAGCGTCTCCCGCGGCTCATCGGCGTTCGCGCGGCGCTCGACATGATTCTCACGGGCAAAAACATTCGCGCCAGGAAGGCGATGCAGATGGGACTCGTGGACGAGCTGGTGCATCCCGCCACTCTGAAGAAGATCGCGATGCAGCGCGCGCATGAGGTCGCCGAGGGCACGCGAAAGCACGAGAAGCACCGCGGCGGGGTGGCCGGCTTCCTTCTCGACGAGAATCCGGCGGGCCGTCGGGTCGTGCTGAAGAAGGCGCGCGAAGAGACGATGAAGAAGACGCGTGGCCATTATCCGGCGCCTCTCGCCGCGATAGACGCGGTCGCCGCCGGATACAGCGGCGGTCCGAGTCACGGCTATCGCGAGGAGTCGAGGCTCTTCGGCGAGATGGCGATGAGCAACGTCTGCCGTCAGCTCATCAGCATCTTCTTTGCGACCACGGCTCTCAAGAAGGACCCTGGTGTCCAGCTCGCCGACGGCGCACCGCCGCCGAAGATCATGCTGATCGAGAAGCTCGGCATACTCGGCTCCGGATTCATGGGTGCGGGCATCGCGTCCATCGCCGTTCAGCAGGGGACGCTCGTGCGAATGAAGGACGCCGATCACGGACGTGTCGCGAAAGGATTTGCCGCAGTCCGGAGCGTTCTCAAGGACCGGCTCACGAAGCGCCAGATCACGAAGGTCCAGTTCGCGGACACGATGTCGCTCCTCGGCGGGACGATAGACTATTCCGGATTTGGCAATGTGGATCTTGTGATCGAAGCCGTGTTCGAGGACCTCGACGTGAAGCACGAGGTGCTGCGCGAGGTCGAGGCGGAGCTCAAGCCGACGGCGATCTTTGCGTCCAACACGAGCACGATTCCCATCGCCAGGATCGCCGAGGCGTCGGTGCGGCCGGACAGGGTGGTCGGGATGCATTTCTTCTCGCCCGTGCACAAGATGCCGCTGCTCGAGATCATCGAGGCCGACGAAACCGCGACCGACGTAGTGGCCAGCGTGGTGGCGTACGGAAAGAAGCTCGGCAAGACCGTCATTGTCGTGCATGATGGCCCCGGCTTCTACGTCAACCGCATTCTCACGCCGTACATCAACGAGGCCGGGCGGCTTCTCGACCAGGGCGCAGCGATTGATGCGATAGACAACGCGCTGCTCGATTTCGGATTTCCCGTTGGGCCGATAACGCTGGTGGACGAGGTTGGCCTCGACGTTGGATCGAAGGCGGGGAAGATCATGTACGACGCGTTCGGTGAGCGGTTCGCTCCGCCTTCGTCAATGCAGGCGGTAGTGGCTTCCGGACGGTTCGGGCGCAAGGCGAAGAAGGGCTTCTACCTCTACGATGATGAAGGAAAGAAGGGCGAAGTGGACCGGAGCGTGTATGCGCTTCTCGCCTCCGGAGCGCGGGAAACGACCGCCACCGGAACGGAATCGCGGGGCCCGGCGCAGATCCCTGCCGCCGAGATGCAGCAACGAACGATCCTGCCGATGCTGAACGAAGCGGCGCGTTGTCTTGCTGAGAATGTCATTCGGTCGCCACGCGACGGCGATGTCGGAGCGATATTCGGATTCGGGTTCCCACCATTTCGTGGCGGACCATTCCGCTACATGGACACCGTCGGCGCCGCCGAGATCGTGAGGCAGCTCGAAGAGCTGAACGACCGGTTCCCCGGGCGCTTCGAGCCGGCGGAGATTCTGGTCGCGATGGCGCGGCGCGGAGATCGGTTCTACCCCGAGATGTGA
- a CDS encoding M14 family metallopeptidase, with translation MKGHVVNLFSRGALAALLFVVSACATGSALNAGGGGPVLRTRAERSGYLETSHYADVVAFLDSLKGRPELSFGSIGKTSEGRDIPYVVASRPRVSTPDEAYRLGRPVVYVQGNIHAGEVEGKEALMALLRDLTSSGGPNALDSIVLIAVPIYNADGNERFTPQEAIRGSQNGPEMVGQRANAQNLDLNRDYMKAETPETRASLAMFNKWDPDVFVDLHTTDGSYHGYALTYAPTLNPAAPLGVFTRDSIMPVLRQRMQARHGFATFDYGDFISDDTLSKGWVTFDSRPRYATNYYGLRGRIAILSEAFSHDPFERRVKSTYAFVQEILSLVAQKSGKLKNLSAAVAGKVHQDIPIRAEIIAAPDAIGVVAEIIERTGDSTRTQAGVPKGRRRTGRFVTVKMPVFDRFKPTFTVSAPDRYVIAASDTQVVRVLRDHGITVSPFTESLGGNTEAVGNGYVFTIDSTIVSPRPFQGHREMRLTGKWRRETRPIPVGSFIVDVSQPLGQLAVYLLEPQSDDGLVAWNYFDSQLRPGAIYPVFRIGGLPPAQ, from the coding sequence GTGAAAGGGCACGTCGTGAATCTGTTCTCCCGCGGCGCGCTGGCCGCGTTGCTCTTCGTCGTCTCCGCATGCGCGACCGGCTCGGCGCTCAACGCCGGCGGAGGCGGGCCGGTTCTGCGCACGCGCGCCGAGCGAAGCGGATATCTCGAAACGTCGCACTATGCCGATGTCGTTGCGTTTCTGGATTCGCTGAAAGGGCGGCCCGAGCTTTCGTTCGGCTCGATCGGCAAGACCAGCGAGGGGCGGGACATACCATATGTAGTGGCCTCGCGCCCGCGAGTTTCGACTCCCGACGAGGCATACCGGCTCGGACGTCCTGTCGTTTACGTTCAGGGCAACATCCACGCTGGTGAAGTCGAGGGGAAGGAAGCGCTGATGGCGCTGCTCCGCGATCTCACCAGCTCGGGCGGGCCCAATGCGCTCGATTCGATCGTGCTGATCGCTGTGCCGATCTACAATGCCGACGGGAACGAGCGGTTCACTCCCCAGGAAGCGATTCGAGGATCTCAGAATGGGCCGGAGATGGTCGGGCAGCGCGCGAACGCGCAGAATCTCGATCTCAACCGGGACTACATGAAGGCCGAGACGCCAGAGACGCGTGCCTCGCTGGCGATGTTCAACAAGTGGGATCCCGACGTGTTCGTCGATCTGCACACGACGGACGGCAGCTATCACGGCTACGCGCTCACATACGCGCCGACGCTGAATCCAGCCGCGCCACTCGGTGTGTTCACACGCGATTCCATTATGCCGGTGCTGCGCCAGAGGATGCAGGCGCGCCACGGCTTCGCGACGTTCGACTATGGTGATTTCATCTCCGACGACACGCTGTCGAAAGGGTGGGTCACGTTCGACTCGCGGCCCCGGTACGCAACGAACTACTACGGCCTGCGCGGAAGGATCGCGATTCTGAGCGAGGCGTTCTCGCACGATCCCTTCGAGCGGCGCGTGAAATCCACATACGCGTTCGTGCAGGAGATTCTTTCTCTCGTTGCGCAGAAATCAGGCAAGCTGAAGAACCTGTCGGCCGCAGTTGCCGGCAAGGTGCACCAGGATATCCCCATACGTGCGGAGATTATCGCGGCGCCGGATGCGATCGGCGTCGTTGCCGAGATCATTGAGCGCACCGGGGATTCGACCCGCACGCAGGCCGGAGTTCCGAAAGGCCGCCGCCGAACCGGGCGGTTCGTCACCGTGAAGATGCCGGTCTTCGACCGGTTCAAGCCGACGTTCACTGTTTCCGCGCCCGACCGGTATGTCATCGCCGCATCCGACACGCAGGTGGTCCGCGTTCTGCGCGACCACGGTATCACTGTCTCGCCGTTTACAGAATCGCTCGGCGGAAACACCGAGGCCGTCGGAAACGGCTACGTCTTCACGATCGATTCGACCATCGTGTCCCCGCGTCCTTTCCAGGGTCACCGCGAAATGCGGCTCACGGGCAAGTGGCGGCGAGAGACAAGACCCATCCCCGTCGGCTCGTTTATCGTGGACGTCTCACAGCCACTCGGCCAGCTCGCCGTCTATCTGCTCGAGCCCCAGAGCGATGACGGTCTCGTCGCCTGGAATTATTTCGATTCCCAGCTCCGGCCGGGCGCCATCTATCCCGTATTCAGAATCGGCGGCTTGCCGCCCGCGCAATAG
- a CDS encoding proline dehydrogenase family protein: protein MLRNVLLYLSSQPHVFNFVRNNRMAKGFASRFVAGETLDTALAAVRKLNSKGITATLDLLGESVRNEAEARESTRAYIEMLDRIDDQRLDANVSVKLTAMGLDISEDLCVANMQNILDRARDDVSFVRLDMESSDYTQKTLDLFYERLYPSYRGNVGIVLQSYLYRTSSDVDEANKASARVRLCKGAYKEPATVAYPDKKEVDDSFLRCMRALLTNGHYPAIATHDEAIVVETKRFARENDISSDQFEFQMLYGVRRDLQEKLVREGFRMRVYVPFGTQWYPYLMRRLAERPANVAFITGNIVKEMVGRNRH from the coding sequence ATGCTTCGCAACGTCCTCCTCTATCTCTCGTCCCAGCCCCACGTCTTCAACTTCGTTCGTAACAACCGCATGGCGAAGGGATTCGCCAGCCGGTTCGTCGCTGGGGAGACACTCGATACGGCGCTCGCCGCCGTCAGGAAGCTCAACTCGAAGGGGATCACCGCCACGCTCGATCTCCTCGGCGAGAGCGTTCGAAACGAGGCTGAGGCGCGTGAATCAACGCGCGCGTACATCGAGATGCTGGATCGCATAGATGACCAGCGTCTCGACGCCAACGTATCCGTGAAGCTGACGGCGATGGGACTCGACATCTCCGAGGATCTGTGCGTCGCGAACATGCAGAACATCCTCGACCGGGCGCGCGACGACGTGAGCTTCGTGCGTCTCGACATGGAGAGCAGCGACTACACGCAGAAGACGCTCGATCTCTTCTACGAGCGCCTCTATCCGTCGTACCGGGGCAACGTCGGAATTGTCCTCCAGAGTTATCTCTACCGGACGTCGTCGGACGTGGACGAGGCCAACAAGGCGTCCGCGCGCGTGCGGCTGTGCAAGGGCGCGTACAAGGAGCCGGCGACGGTCGCATACCCCGACAAGAAGGAGGTGGACGACTCATTTCTGCGCTGCATGAGAGCGCTTCTCACCAATGGGCACTATCCCGCAATCGCCACGCATGATGAGGCGATCGTCGTCGAGACGAAGCGCTTCGCGCGCGAGAACGACATCTCGAGCGATCAGTTCGAGTTCCAGATGCTTTACGGCGTGCGACGCGATCTGCAGGAAAAGCTCGTGCGTGAGGGATTCCGCATGCGTGTCTATGTTCCGTTCGGCACGCAATGGTATCCGTATCTGATGCGCCGGCTGGCCGAGCGGCCTGCGAACGTCGCCTTCATCACTGGCAACATCGTGAAGGAGATGGTCGGCAGGAACCGGCACTAG
- the rsgA gene encoding ribosome small subunit-dependent GTPase A gives MSERPPDTRRGLVLSGTGGVWRVLTADGETLEASMRGRLKKADDALKLTVGDSVTLEPASHEDTWAIAEILPRKSQLARRMPGGGHGERVVAANVDQVMIVFAAAKPEPHLRMLDRFLVIAEGNALDARIVINKIDLVDEAETRVRFRDYARAGYPLHYTSVKQQIGLGELHDALAGRTSVLSGPSGVGKSSLLNGMYPGLNLRVGEISESVNKGRHTTVGAIIHPLPDAGFVVDTPGLREVGMWGMPSEHLDTCFPEFRPMLDRCRFGDCTHLIEPDCAVRTAVASGEISAARYDSYVKLRTELEDTERKWAVMKPGSYDRKKRGR, from the coding sequence GTGAGCGAACGGCCGCCGGACACGAGAAGGGGATTAGTCCTGAGCGGCACGGGCGGAGTGTGGCGCGTTCTCACCGCCGACGGCGAAACGCTCGAAGCGTCCATGCGCGGCCGCCTGAAAAAAGCAGACGACGCGCTCAAGCTGACCGTCGGCGACTCAGTGACGCTCGAGCCCGCATCGCACGAGGACACATGGGCGATCGCCGAGATACTTCCGCGCAAATCGCAACTTGCGAGACGGATGCCCGGCGGCGGTCATGGCGAGCGGGTCGTCGCCGCGAACGTGGATCAGGTGATGATCGTCTTCGCCGCCGCGAAACCCGAGCCGCACCTGCGAATGCTCGACCGATTCCTGGTGATTGCCGAGGGCAACGCGCTCGACGCGCGCATCGTGATCAACAAGATTGACCTGGTTGACGAAGCGGAAACACGCGTGCGATTCAGGGACTACGCGCGGGCGGGATATCCCCTGCATTACACGAGCGTGAAGCAGCAGATCGGGCTCGGCGAGCTGCACGACGCGCTCGCCGGCCGCACGTCGGTGCTGAGCGGCCCGTCAGGCGTGGGAAAATCTTCGCTGCTCAACGGCATGTATCCCGGCCTCAATCTCCGTGTCGGCGAGATCAGCGAGTCGGTGAACAAGGGCCGGCACACGACAGTCGGCGCGATCATCCATCCGCTTCCCGACGCCGGGTTCGTGGTGGACACCCCCGGCCTCCGCGAGGTAGGCATGTGGGGAATGCCGTCCGAGCACCTGGACACGTGCTTCCCCGAATTCCGTCCGATGCTGGATCGGTGCCGCTTCGGCGACTGCACGCACCTCATCGAGCCCGACTGCGCCGTCCGCACCGCCGTCGCATCGGGCGAGATCAGCGCCGCGCGTTACGACAGCTACGTGAAGTTGAGAACCGAGCTGGAGGACACTGAGCGCAAGTGGGCCGTCATGAAGCCGGGCTCCTACGACAGGAAAAAACGCGGGAGATAA
- a CDS encoding OsmC family protein has protein sequence MSTPSRVLVNWKGERRFEAGREGRPSILLDGDGTAAPTPPDALLAALASCVSVDVVDILSRRRTPVESYAVEALGERVDTIPRRFRHITLNISITGPGIERAQAEHAIDLAVTKYCSVRDSLAADIPVVWNLSLNEPAVA, from the coding sequence GTGAGTACACCGTCCCGGGTGCTCGTGAATTGGAAAGGTGAACGGAGATTCGAAGCGGGCCGCGAGGGGCGGCCTTCGATTCTCCTCGACGGCGACGGGACGGCTGCGCCAACTCCACCAGATGCGTTGCTCGCCGCGCTCGCGTCCTGCGTTTCCGTAGACGTGGTGGACATACTCTCCAGGCGCCGGACGCCTGTGGAGTCGTATGCGGTCGAGGCGCTTGGCGAGAGAGTGGACACGATTCCGCGGCGATTCAGGCACATCACTCTTAACATCTCGATCACCGGACCAGGTATCGAGCGGGCTCAGGCAGAGCATGCGATTGATCTGGCAGTGACGAAGTACTGCTCGGTGAGAGACTCTCTCGCCGCCGACATTCCGGTGGTCTGGAATCTCTCGCTGAACGAGCCCGCTGTGGCATGA